From the Natrarchaeobaculum aegyptiacum genome, one window contains:
- a CDS encoding ATP-dependent DNA helicase: MRFFPYERPYENQQEAMDRIANALSRGQDVLFEGACGTGKTLSSLVPALEVARQQGKTVVITTNVHQQMRQFVAEARAIAREEDIRAIVFKGKGSMCHIDVGYEECQALRDNTRALVDAERDRSQLERRQRDLLAESRDGDAGAADARAAVMDELESVEDRLADLEEANVCDYYRNNLTGDTDDFFAWLYDDVRTPEEIYEYAEREGFCGYELLKEGIEGVDLVVCNYHHLLDSTIRQQFFRWLGRDPEDVIAVFDEAHNVEDAAREHATRTCSERTLESALDELEGADDPRAEDAANVIRAFYDALVETYEDSFGFGDRESVGETWEDVPIANEDRRDDLTLAFLKRYSGRGIGDDLEAAAKLGRELDEQYEEAYREGETATRAECQTLQSAAFVSAWMDEGAAEGLYPVVSVTRDAGTDEVYGRAELYTCLPRQVTGQLFEEVSATVLMSATIQPFDVTEDVLGLSDPVTMAYGLQFPAENRQTFAVETPPLFASDRDDADVQETVTGTIHDAVRMTPGNTLAFFPNYGEASRYAERLERLSSATVYLDEPGESVEAVRQSFVADDDAILCTSLWGTLAEGVSFDGDDAQTVLVVGVPYPHLDDRAEAVQEAYDAAFDGTETGWRYAVEIPTIRKTRQALGRVIRSPEDVGVRALLDARYSRSAKSDLGRYSVNGTFPHEEREELVDIDPEKLKFAMLNFYGGHDAYDGDPPTP, from the coding sequence ATGCGGTTCTTTCCGTACGAGCGGCCCTACGAGAACCAGCAGGAGGCGATGGACCGGATCGCCAACGCGCTCAGCCGCGGGCAGGACGTCCTCTTCGAGGGGGCCTGCGGGACCGGCAAGACGCTCTCGTCGCTCGTGCCGGCCCTCGAGGTGGCTCGCCAGCAGGGCAAGACGGTCGTGATCACGACGAACGTCCACCAGCAGATGCGCCAGTTCGTCGCCGAGGCGCGGGCAATCGCTCGCGAGGAGGACATCCGCGCCATCGTGTTCAAGGGAAAGGGGTCGATGTGTCACATCGACGTCGGTTACGAGGAGTGTCAGGCGTTGCGTGACAACACCCGCGCGCTCGTCGACGCCGAACGCGACCGGTCCCAGCTCGAGCGTCGCCAGCGCGACCTGCTCGCAGAGAGTCGGGACGGCGACGCTGGCGCGGCAGACGCCCGTGCGGCCGTCATGGACGAACTCGAGTCGGTCGAGGACCGACTCGCGGACCTCGAAGAAGCGAACGTCTGTGACTACTATCGGAACAACCTGACCGGGGACACGGACGACTTCTTCGCGTGGCTGTACGACGACGTCCGGACGCCCGAGGAGATCTACGAGTACGCCGAGCGCGAGGGCTTCTGTGGCTACGAACTCCTGAAGGAGGGCATCGAGGGCGTCGATCTGGTGGTCTGTAACTACCACCACCTGCTCGACTCGACGATTCGCCAGCAGTTTTTCCGCTGGCTCGGGCGCGACCCCGAGGACGTCATCGCGGTCTTCGACGAGGCCCACAACGTCGAGGACGCCGCTCGAGAGCACGCGACCCGAACCTGCTCCGAGCGCACGCTCGAGTCGGCACTCGACGAACTCGAGGGGGCAGACGACCCGCGTGCCGAGGACGCGGCGAACGTCATCCGGGCGTTCTACGACGCACTCGTCGAGACCTACGAGGATTCCTTCGGTTTTGGCGACCGGGAATCGGTCGGCGAGACGTGGGAGGACGTCCCCATCGCCAACGAGGACCGTCGTGACGACCTCACGCTCGCGTTCTTGAAGCGGTATTCGGGCCGGGGGATCGGCGACGACCTCGAGGCGGCGGCGAAGCTTGGCCGTGAACTCGACGAGCAGTACGAGGAGGCCTATCGCGAGGGCGAGACGGCCACGCGGGCGGAGTGTCAGACCCTGCAGTCGGCGGCGTTCGTCAGCGCCTGGATGGACGAAGGGGCGGCGGAGGGGCTTTATCCCGTCGTCTCGGTCACCCGTGACGCCGGGACCGACGAGGTCTACGGCCGGGCCGAACTCTACACCTGCCTGCCGCGGCAGGTGACCGGCCAGCTCTTCGAGGAGGTCTCCGCGACGGTCCTGATGAGCGCGACGATCCAGCCGTTCGACGTCACCGAGGACGTCCTCGGGCTCTCCGATCCGGTGACGATGGCCTACGGGCTGCAGTTCCCGGCCGAGAACCGACAGACGTTCGCCGTCGAGACCCCGCCGCTGTTCGCCTCGGACCGGGACGACGCCGACGTCCAGGAGACGGTCACCGGGACGATCCACGACGCCGTCCGGATGACGCCGGGGAACACGCTCGCGTTCTTCCCTAACTACGGGGAGGCCAGCCGCTACGCCGAGCGCCTCGAGCGCCTGTCGTCGGCGACGGTCTATCTGGACGAGCCCGGTGAGTCGGTCGAGGCGGTCCGCCAGTCGTTCGTCGCCGACGACGACGCGATTCTCTGTACCTCCCTGTGGGGAACCCTCGCGGAGGGGGTCAGTTTCGACGGCGACGATGCCCAGACGGTGCTCGTCGTGGGAGTTCCGTACCCGCACCTGGACGACCGTGCGGAAGCGGTCCAGGAGGCCTACGACGCGGCGTTCGACGGAACCGAGACTGGCTGGCGCTACGCCGTCGAGATTCCGACGATCAGGAAGACGAGGCAGGCTCTCGGCCGGGTGATCCGCTCGCCAGAGGACGTCGGCGTCCGCGCGCTACTCGACGCACGCTACTCCCGCAGTGCGAAGTCAGATCTGGGTCGATACAGCGTCAACGGCACGTTCCCCCACGAAGAGCGCGAGGAACTGGTCGATATCGACCCGGAGAAGTTGAAGTTCGCGATGCTGAACTTTTACGGCGGGCACGACGCCTACGATGGCGACCCGCCGACGCCGTGA
- the thpR gene encoding RNA 2',3'-cyclic phosphodiesterase: MRLFVSVDLPDDLAEPVADLQSEFSEASGLNFTDPEQAHVTLKFLGEVDEDRVPDLERELEAAVSDADVDSFRVRYGGLGVFWSLEYISVVWLGVEEGGAELTRLHEAIESRTTAMGFDAEDHDFTPHVTLARMEHAGGKELVQKLVTEREPTVGETTVESVRLTESTLTDEGPVYSTVAAFSLE; encoded by the coding sequence ATGCGACTGTTCGTCAGCGTCGACCTGCCCGACGACCTCGCGGAACCGGTCGCGGACCTGCAGTCGGAGTTCAGCGAGGCAAGCGGCCTCAATTTCACCGATCCCGAACAGGCCCACGTCACGCTGAAGTTCCTCGGCGAGGTCGACGAGGATCGCGTTCCAGACCTCGAGCGCGAACTCGAGGCCGCCGTTTCCGACGCGGACGTCGACTCCTTCCGGGTTCGCTACGGCGGCCTCGGCGTGTTTTGGAGCCTCGAGTACATTAGCGTCGTCTGGCTCGGGGTCGAGGAAGGCGGTGCAGAACTGACCCGGCTCCACGAGGCCATCGAATCGCGGACGACCGCGATGGGGTTCGACGCCGAGGACCACGACTTCACGCCCCACGTCACGCTCGCCCGGATGGAACACGCCGGCGGGAAGGAGCTGGTCCAGAAGCTGGTCACCGAGCGCGAGCCGACGGTGGGCGAGACGACGGTCGAGTCGGTCCGGCTCACCGAGAGCACGCTGACGGACGAGGGACCGGTGTACTCGACGGTCGCTGCGTTCTCGCTCGAGTAG
- a CDS encoding 50S ribosomal protein L39e, which yields MGKKSKGKKKRLAKLDKQNSRVPTWVMVKTDMEVTQNPKRRNWRRSNTDE from the coding sequence ATGGGCAAGAAATCGAAGGGCAAGAAGAAGCGGCTTGCCAAACTCGACAAGCAGAACAGTCGCGTGCCGACGTGGGTCATGGTCAAGACCGACATGGAAGTCACCCAGAACCCGAAGCGACGCAACTGGCGGCGTAGCAACACTGACGAGTAA
- a CDS encoding 50S ribosomal protein L31e, producing the protein MSASDFDERVVTVPLRDVKKGPNHEAADLAMRLVREHLAKHFAVDEDAIRLDPSINEEIWANGKSNPPRKLRVRAARFDEEGEAVVEAEVAE; encoded by the coding sequence ATGAGTGCCAGTGATTTCGACGAACGCGTCGTGACGGTTCCGCTGCGCGACGTCAAGAAAGGCCCCAACCACGAGGCCGCAGACCTCGCGATGCGACTCGTCCGTGAACACCTCGCGAAACACTTCGCGGTCGACGAAGACGCCATCCGCCTCGACCCCTCGATCAACGAGGAGATCTGGGCAAACGGGAAATCCAACCCGCCGCGCAAGCTCCGCGTCCGCGCCGCACGCTTCGACGAGGAGGGCGAGGCGGT